GGCGAGGACTGCATGTTTTTTTGACCACACAGCAAGACATGGAGGTTGTTGGTGAAGCATCGAACGGGCAGGAAGCACTGGCGCAAGCGGAAGCGTTAAAACCTGACGTGGTATTAATGGATCTGCATATGCCGGTCATGGATGGAATCGAAACAGCCAGACGGTTGCGCACACTAATGCCAGCAACGAGAATCATTGTGCTCACCTCGTTTTCCGATCAGGATCATGTGGTTCCTGCTGTGCGCGCTGGAGTGAAAGGATATCTGCTCAAGGATATTGAACCAGAGGACCTGGCTGTGGCCATTCGCAATGTGCATGCGGGTCAGGTGGAATTACATCCTGCCGCCGCAGGTCAATTGATGCATGTGATGGCTTCATCCGATTGGTCGATGAGCGGACAGTTATCAACGCATATAACGGCAGATCAGTCAGCAGACAGTCAACTTCAAGAGTTGAAGCAGGTGGAGAAACCAACGGAGACATCTCCTGGTGGTCCGGATATGCTCACTCGCCGTGAACAAGAGGTCTTGGGACTGATTGCTCAAGGGCTTAGCAACAAGGAAATTGCGGTTCAATTGGTCATTACCGAAAAAACGGTCAAAACCCATGTCAGTCATCTGCTCGACAAACTGGGTCTGGCGGATCGGACGCAAGCGGCGCTTCACGCCGTAAGAAACGGCTGGGTCATCTGACCAATTCCGACATATGTTCATACTTAAGTCGTATAAACTCAACCTAAAGGTTGAGTTTTTTGGTATTTCAAGTTAAGTCTATCTGCTGACGAATTGGCTGCGGAAGAAAGGTAAGATAAAGATAGCCAAAGACGGATCGGTTGAAGGAACGTGAAAGTCTGAAACAATAAATAAACCAAGGAGAGTGACATGGATGAATATCGTTATTTTGGCAGGCAGTAATCGGAATAATGCAACCAGTACACGATTGGGAGAGTATGCGGTGGAGATTATTCGGGGTCAGGGACATCAGGCTAGCCTGTTTGATCTGTATACGTCACCGCTCCCATTCTACGCACCTGATGAAAAGCAGGCGGATCACGAACATCTGTCAGACCTGAACACGCGAATGCTCGCGGCAGATGCGATCATCCTGTCTACACCAGAGTATCATGGCAGTATAAGTGGTGTGCTCAAAAATGCACTGGATCACCTGAGTCAGGCTCATTTCAGCGGCAAGCCCGTCCTGTCCATCAGCTCCTCTGGGGGAGCAGTGGGGGTAAGTTCGCTTTTACAACTGCAAGCGATTGTTCGCAATCTGCATGGTATCAATGCCCAAGAGTGGATCTCCATTGGGGGTGCTCAGCGCAGACGATTCGAAGCGACCTTTGACGGATACGAAGAGTACGAAGGCAGTCAGGATATAGAGGACCGGGTGAAGCGGGTTATTGGATCGTTTTTGAATCTGGCCCAGACGTTAACGAATGCGCGGAATGCTTCCATGAGTTAAGAAAAAGAAAGGAAAAGAAAGAGGTTGAGCATGATGATTAAAGGCATATTTGAAACACATCTAAACGTGACGGATCTGGAGAGATCCCATCATTTCTATGAAACGGTCTTGGGTTTACCCCATGCCTATGAGCAGAAAGAACGCGGAAGCTCCTTCTACTGGATAGGCGGAAAAGGCAATGCCATGTTGGGATTGTGGCAAAAGGAACCTTCCGAGGTGCAGCGTCAGCACTTTGCTTTTCATGTATCTCTCGAGGATATGAAACATGCGGTGGCTCACTTGGAGAACAAAGGGATCCAGACATACAACTTCCTGAATGATGATATCGGTGAACTGTACGTCTTTGGCTGGATGCCTGCGGTATCTGTGTATTTTACTGATCCAGATGGTCATTCGCTTGAATTCATCGCCATGCTCCCGGATGAAGCGAAGCCTGAACTTGGCATGGTGCCATGGAGTGAGTGGGAGAAGATACAGAGGCAAAGCGTATGATTATCGAAGAAGTACAGTTATATACAAATCGGCTGGAGGAGCTCAAGCATTTTTATAGTGGTACGTTAGGCATGGAGGTGTCCAACGCGACGGATCAGGCCTTCCGCCTGCAGGTTGGATCGACTAGGATGATATTCAAACAGTGTGAGACGGAGCATGAGCCCTTCTATCATGTGGCCTGGATGATTCCGACGAATCAATTCAAGCAAGCTAAGCGTTGGGCTACATCGCGTGTAACCTTAAGCAGGGATGAGGGTCGGGATGAGACGTACTCCACCAATTGGGATTCCCACTCTCTCTATTTTGAAGATCCGGCAGGCAATATTATCGAGCTGATCGCTCATCATCGTATTCAGAACGAGAGCGCGCATGACTTCTCCACTAAAGACATTGTACAGGTGTGTGAGGTTGGACTGGTGTCGGATGATGTTCTGTCTACGGTGAATGAGCTTCAGCAGATGGGACTCACGCGCTGGGGTGAGGTTAGTGAAACCTTTGCTCCTGTAGGAGATGTACACGGTTTATTTATTGTGGTGAAGAAGGAGCGGACGTGGTTTTTCTCTACACAAAAAGCACAGATCTATCCGCTGGAAGTATCCATCCATGGCGTGGGCAAGCTTCGAATTGGCTAAACTTTGCATTCAGGTGCAAAACGGGCATATGTCGAGCAATTCCATCATGTTATAGAAGTAAACGCTTTATTTATTAATAAGGATATATAAGTTGAACTAAATTTACACGACGATAACGGAGAGGACAGAAAAAAACCTGCAAAAGGGAAGCTAAAAGCTTTCTGAAAGAAAGCTACTTCGTAAGCATAATCTCACATGTATCACCGGATTTTCCTTAGGCAAGGGAATCGAAAAAAATCTGAGGATAACAGTGAGTAGGAAGGTTGTTCTGTCAGGCTTACAGATGATGAAGGGTGGTGGCAAGCTTGGATCGACGTTTGTTGGAAGAGGGACTATCGATTATCGTTTCCAGTCGGGAGCGTACAGGAGATCTATGGCACGCCCATTATGGGGCGGGTGCGATTGCGGCATATTTTTGGGTGCGGGAAAATCGTCTCACTGCCCTTGCCGCCGGCAGTGTTACCGCCGAAGCAAAAGCCATGCTTCGCCAGCATGGGATCAGCCCTGATCAGACCTCTCCGATTGGTGAAATGATGCCCAGGGAAGATGCCGAAGCCCGTATTACGGACGCATTGGATCGAACAATTGGAGAGCTGCACTGGGTGGGACACCAGGCCATCTACGGAGCAATCAGTCTGAAAGCCATTCGCGAACTGGATGGATGGGGCACTGCGGATGAGATTGGTCGGCTGGTTGAACTGATCGATTCATTCGATCGAACCATCCCGGGAAGATCCTGGATGAATACAACGATGAAAGAAATTCGTAGTCTGAAGCCGGAAAAAACTGATGGATTCCCCGAGATCGAGGATCCAGTTCAGTTGTCACGCCTGATTCTGGATGAACTTGGTGCGTTCCAGACCATCTATCATGCGGAAGCGCATCATGACCTGATTGGTCATATGTTGACCTATGGACATGCGCTTAACATATTATATGAACTGGGTTATCCGGCATTATTCTACAAAGGCATTCCGCCTTTCCTTACCATGGTGAAGGCATTACGCTTAAGCCGAGATGTGGATATTGAACAGGCGATGCCGACATTGCAATCACCCGTAGATCTGCTGCCACTAGAACGGGCGGAACGATCGGTTGCGCTCCCTCATGAACTGGAATACTGGCTCACCGATAGACGTTCGCGTGACTGGTACGGAGGTCATGTATTCAAATTCCCGTTCAGCTTCTATCATCATGCCAAGAACGGGGAGCCCGTACCGGAAACATGGGAGAACTTTCGTTATATCATCGCGTGAGATAAAACATACATTTCAGAAGGGGTGTCCGTCATGACGGACACCCCTTGTAGGCATTATTCTGGTCTACCGAATTGTGGTCATCCTGTACCTTTCTAACGGGGCCAAATTTCAAGGATAAAAAGGATCAGCATGACTCTGGACACCAGCATGTATGGTGACTTTCGTACGGGCTGACGAGCCGTCCATATTCCCCAGGAACTCATAAGTGCAATACTCCCCCAGAAAATCCATAAGGAGATGCCTTCGGGCGTAAATAGAAAGGACAGCTTGGGCAGTCCTCTGTTGCCAACCCCAAGAAGAACAGTGGTCATATAGACGAGGGCAAGGAAAAACAACTCGAAGAGCAGGGTTTGCAGCCAGAAATAATAGATGTTGAACACTCGTAGCATGATGACTGTGATCAGGATAAACAGGATACCAACGGATAAGAATGTTGCCGCGGTCCATCCAATGAGAGATGTTGTTACAACATCTGTTTCCTGATATAAGATGTACATCGCCAATGCATACATAGCAGGGCCCGCCATATAACTGGTGACAGCAATCCAAAGATAGAAGAAATACCTTTTCTTCATGGTCGTATCCATCCTTTATTGTTCGTAGGATTTGAAAGCTACTTATGTCATATAAACATCATCAGGATGGGTTTGGTTGGATTATCGATAGGAGTTTCTCTCGAAAAATCTGCATTTAACCGCCATAGAGACGACTACATTCAGGCGTAATTCATCCCGAATACCATCAGCATAAGTGGGCAAAGGCGGTAAGATGGTATTATCGGATCAGCCGCAAGGCAGACAACACTGACAGCTCATACGCTAAAGTACAGACCGGCCATGGGGACGGTTTTTTAATTCGGTGATTGCATCCTTGCCCTGATCGGGTAATAAGACTAAATAGATAACAGGAGGCTACGTGATATGAAAACAGTATTGTATGTTCCACTGGATGATCGTCCAGCGAATCTGGATGATGTGATTGTGCAAGGGAAAGCAGCCGGTATCCATATCGTTACACCGAACCTGAGTGATCTTAAGAATCGTCTGGACTCGGAGAAAACCGTAGATGGCACAACGCTGCTCGGCACCTCCACGCCGGTGTATGGCAAACCGTCCAATATTTATGACTTTATTCTGAAACATGCTGCCAAAGTTGATGGATTCATTATCTCATCTGATATGCTCGCCTATGGCGGTCTGATTGGCAGTCGTCAGCTTCGCGAGGATGGGGGAGGTTCCTATCCAGAGTACGATGAGGAAACCACGCGTTTGCTGGATGTGATCCGCGTGATCAAGCAGAAATATCCACGCAAACCTGTATTCGTAATGGATACCATCATGCGTTTGGCTACAACTTCGTTTGCAGATGGCTTGGCGCTGGATGCATATAATGAGTCCCGTGCGTTGATGCAGCAACCGCGTCAGGCGTACACTGATTTTGAGGATATCATTCAAGGTTATAACCTTTCTCCGGATGGAGTGGAGTATGGGACAACAACCTATTTTGATAAAGAACAGTATTACAATACAAGACAGCATAAATTCAAAACAAATCTGTACATTTTAGATCAACTGGCCCGCACAGGTTATATCGATTTCCTCGCCGTTGGTGTCGACGATGCCAACACGCAGGGTGTTCAGATTAATGAAATTAACTATGTGGAAGCGCGGATCAATGAATGGCTGGGTGGAACCAATGGACAAAATCCGGATCGTGCCATCATTCTGCCGGATGCGGATGGTCTGGGACACGCTTTGGTTGCTCGCATGGCTAACCAGCTATTCCGAGGCGGGGCGAAGACACGTTACGCAGTAAAATATTTTGGACCTCACGGAAATACCATCATTAACACGTATGAATACATGGATGTACACGAGAATGTGGTTCGTCACGTGGATATTGTGGGCGGTGTGCTTGTGGCCGATTCGGCATATCCTGAACCGGAGGTGGTGCCGAATCCGATGGCTAGTGTGGAAAATGAACAGCTGGTGGCTGTAACAGCCGAGCAAGTTGTTCCATTTGACATGGCCTCCGAACTGGAC
The window above is part of the Paenibacillus sp. 1781tsa1 genome. Proteins encoded here:
- a CDS encoding response regulator transcription factor — encoded protein: MPITILLADDHAMVRRGLHVFLTTQQDMEVVGEASNGQEALAQAEALKPDVVLMDLHMPVMDGIETARRLRTLMPATRIIVLTSFSDQDHVVPAVRAGVKGYLLKDIEPEDLAVAIRNVHAGQVELHPAAAGQLMHVMASSDWSMSGQLSTHITADQSADSQLQELKQVEKPTETSPGGPDMLTRREQEVLGLIAQGLSNKEIAVQLVITEKTVKTHVSHLLDKLGLADRTQAALHAVRNGWVI
- a CDS encoding DUF4127 family protein, which codes for MKTVLYVPLDDRPANLDDVIVQGKAAGIHIVTPNLSDLKNRLDSEKTVDGTTLLGTSTPVYGKPSNIYDFILKHAAKVDGFIISSDMLAYGGLIGSRQLREDGGGSYPEYDEETTRLLDVIRVIKQKYPRKPVFVMDTIMRLATTSFADGLALDAYNESRALMQQPRQAYTDFEDIIQGYNLSPDGVEYGTTTYFDKEQYYNTRQHKFKTNLYILDQLARTGYIDFLAVGVDDANTQGVQINEINYVEARINEWLGGTNGQNPDRAIILPDADGLGHALVARMANQLFRGGAKTRYAVKYFGPHGNTIINTYEYMDVHENVVRHVDIVGGVLVADSAYPEPEVVPNPMASVENEQLVAVTAEQVVPFDMASELDRMTKGHPGNSGENTGIDIEIIAITALDQVQAALEQLTLNGEQGLPTILIDFVGKGPANVDVAEALLSSPYTGRVLGYSAWNTPGNKIGIAVGMGQSRFALITTEKHEHKLREAMNAHGSLLFKRFLKDYYYKAVAIAEIRTYSRAHALYTNVATLSDQNMLLFNSEEDYAHLQTLLRDLMQTYTTALANKTAFQTGNVAIKQICEDELSYATYASALLEYANPDFIWGRAFEITLNPKVTLN
- a CDS encoding VOC family protein; this encodes MIIEEVQLYTNRLEELKHFYSGTLGMEVSNATDQAFRLQVGSTRMIFKQCETEHEPFYHVAWMIPTNQFKQAKRWATSRVTLSRDEGRDETYSTNWDSHSLYFEDPAGNIIELIAHHRIQNESAHDFSTKDIVQVCEVGLVSDDVLSTVNELQQMGLTRWGEVSETFAPVGDVHGLFIVVKKERTWFFSTQKAQIYPLEVSIHGVGKLRIG
- a CDS encoding NADPH-dependent FMN reductase, whose protein sequence is MNIVILAGSNRNNATSTRLGEYAVEIIRGQGHQASLFDLYTSPLPFYAPDEKQADHEHLSDLNTRMLAADAIILSTPEYHGSISGVLKNALDHLSQAHFSGKPVLSISSSGGAVGVSSLLQLQAIVRNLHGINAQEWISIGGAQRRRFEATFDGYEEYEGSQDIEDRVKRVIGSFLNLAQTLTNARNASMS
- a CDS encoding VOC family protein, producing the protein MMIKGIFETHLNVTDLERSHHFYETVLGLPHAYEQKERGSSFYWIGGKGNAMLGLWQKEPSEVQRQHFAFHVSLEDMKHAVAHLENKGIQTYNFLNDDIGELYVFGWMPAVSVYFTDPDGHSLEFIAMLPDEAKPELGMVPWSEWEKIQRQSV